A DNA window from Jaculus jaculus isolate mJacJac1 chromosome 1, mJacJac1.mat.Y.cur, whole genome shotgun sequence contains the following coding sequences:
- the Mmp15 gene encoding matrix metalloproteinase-15 produces the protein MGSNRSAPGRPGRIGSCLGGREARARPRLLPLLLVLLDCLGRSAVAEDAEVLAENWLRLYGYLPQPSRHMSTMRSAQILASALAEMQRFYGIPVTGVLDEETKAWMKRPRCGVPDQFGVRVKANLRRRRKRYALTGRKWSNHHLTFSIQNYTEKLGWYNSMEAVRRAFRVWEQATPLLFQEVPYEDIRLRRQKEADIMVLFASGFHGDSSPFDGTGGFLAHAYFPGPGLGGDTHFDADEPWTFSSTDLHGNSLFLVAVHELGHALGLEHSSNPSAIMAPFYQWMDTDNFQLPEDDLRGIQQLYGTPDGQPQPTRPLPTVTPRRPGRPDHRPPRPPQPPPPGGKPERPPRPGPPAQPRATERPDQYGPNICHGNFDTVAMLRGEMFVFKGRWFWRVRHNRVLDNYPMPIGHFWRGLPGDISAAYERQDGRFVFFKGDRFWLFREANLEPGYPLPLRNYGTDIPYDRIDAAIWWEPTGHTFFFQADRYWRFNEETQHGDPGYPKPISVWQGVPASPKGAFLSNDAAYTYFYKGTKYWKFDNERLRMEPGYPKSILRDFMGCEEHTEPGPRWPDVARPPFNPDGGAEPGVDGDSEEGDVGGGGTGEDRDKDGGSRVVVQMEEVVRTVNVVVVLVPLLLVLCILGLAFALVQMQRKGAPRMLLYCKRSLQEWV, from the exons ATGGGCAGCAACCGGAGCGCGCCCGGGCGGCCGGGCCGGATTGGCAGCTGCCTCGGCGGCCGGGAAGCGAGAGCACGGCCCCGGCTGCTaccgctgctgctggtgcttcTGGACTGTCTGGGCCGCAGCGCAGTGGCCGAGGACGCAGAAGTCCTCGCCGAG AACTGGCTGCGGCTCTATGGCTACCTGCCCCAACCCAGCCGCCACATGTCCACCATGCGCTCCGCCCAGATCCTGGCCTCAGCCCTGGCTGAGATGCAGCGCTTCTATGGGATCCCTGTCACTGGTGTGCTTGATGAAGAGACCAAGGC GTGGATGAAGCGGCCACGCTGCGGGGTGCCCGACCAGTTCGGAGTGCGCGTGAAGGCCAACCTGCGACGTCGCCGGAAGCGCTACGCCCTGACAGGGCGGAAGTGGAGCAACCACCACCTGACCTTCAG CATCCAGAATTACACAGAGAAGCTGGGCTGGTACAACTCGATGGAGGCAGTGCGCAGGGCCTTCCGCGTGTGGGAGCAGGCCACACCCTTGCTCTTCCAGGAGGTGCCTTACGAGGACATCCGGCTGCGACGGCAGAAGGAGGCTGACATCATGGTACTCTTTGCCTCTGGCTTCCATGGCGACAGCTCGCCGTTTGATGGCACAGGTGGCTTTCTGGCCCACGCTTACTTCCCCGGCCCTGGTCTGGGTGGTGACACGCATTTCGACGCCGATGAGCCCTGGACCTTCTCCAGCACTGACCTGCATG GAAACAGCCTCTTTCTGGTGGCAGTCCACGAGTTGGGCCACGCACTGGGGCTGGAGCATTCAAGCAACCCCAGTGCCATCATGGCTCCCTTCTACCAATGGATGGACACTGACAACTTCCAGCTGCCCGAAGACGACCTCCGAGGCATCCAGCAGCTATATG GCACCCCAGATGGTCAGCCACAGCCCACCCGGCCTCTCCCCACTGTGACACCCCGGCGGCCAGGCCGGCCAGACCACCGGCCTCCCAGGCCTCCCCAGCCACCACCTCCGGGTGGGAAGCCAGAGAGGCCTCCcaggccaggccctccagcccagccccgaGCCACAGAGAGGCCCGACCAGTATGGCCCCAACATCTGCCATGGCAACTTTGATACAGTGGCCATGCTTCGCGGGGAGATGTTTGTGTTCAAG GGCCGCTGGTTCTGGCGAGTGCGGCACAATCGTGTCCTGGACAACTATCCCATGCCCATTGGCCACTTCTGGCGTGGTCTACCCGGTGACATCAGTGCGGCCTATGAGCGTCAGGACGGACGTTTTGTCTTCTTCAAAG GTGACCGCTTCTGGCTCTTCCGAGAAGCCAACCTGGAGCCTGGCTACCCACTGCCACTGAGAAACTATGGCACAGATATCCCCTATGACCGCATTGATGCAGCCATCTGGTGGGAGCCCACAGGCCACACCTTCTTCTTCCAAGCAGATAG GTACTGGCGCTTCAATGAGGAGACACAACATGGAGACCCTGGCTACCCCAAACCCATCAGTGTCTGGCAGGGGGTTCCTGCCTCCCCCAAAGGGGCTTTCCTGAGCAACGATGCAG CCTATACCTACTTCTATAAGGGCACAAAATACTGGAAATTTGACAACGAGCGCCTGCGGATGGAGCCTGGCTACCCCAAGTCCATCCTGCGGGACTTCATGGGCTGCGAGGAGCACACGGAACCCGGACCTCGGTGGCCTGACGTGGCCCGTCCACCTTTCAACCCCGACGGGGGTGCAGAGCCTGGGGTGGACGGTGACAGCGAAGAAGGCGACGTGGGCGGTGGTGGCACCGGCGAGGACAGGGACAAGGACGGGGGCAGCCGCGTGGTGGTGCAGATGGAAGAGGTGGTGCGGACAGTGAACGTGGTCGTGGTGCTGGTGCCCCTGCTGCTGGTGCTGTGCATCCTGGGCCTGGCCTTCGCCCTGGTACAGATGCAGCGCAAGGGCGCTCCCCGCATGCTGCTCTACTGCAAGCGCTCGCTGCAGGAGTGGGTCTGA